Proteins encoded in a region of the Streptomyces sp. NBC_00310 genome:
- a CDS encoding crotonase/enoyl-CoA hydratase family protein: MGGTEHLTVRREGATLVLTLNRPEAKNALSLSMLVGLHDGWAEADEDDEVRSIVLTGAGGAFCAGMDLKALAGKGMEGQQYRDRLKADPDLHWKAMLRHHRPRKPVIAAVEGYCVAGGTEILQGTDIRVAGESAMFGLFEVKRGLFPIGGSTVRLQRQIPRTHALEMLLTGRPYSAREAAGIGLIGHVVPDGTALTKALEIAEQINACGPLAVEAVKASVYETAEMTEADGLAAELKRGWPIFDTDDAKEGARAFAEKRPPVYKRA, from the coding sequence ATGGGTGGTACGGAACACCTGACCGTGCGCCGCGAAGGCGCCACCCTGGTGCTCACGCTCAACAGGCCCGAGGCCAAGAACGCGCTCTCGCTGTCGATGCTCGTCGGCCTCCATGACGGCTGGGCCGAGGCCGACGAGGACGACGAGGTCCGCTCGATCGTCCTCACCGGAGCCGGCGGTGCCTTCTGCGCCGGGATGGACCTCAAGGCCCTGGCGGGCAAGGGCATGGAGGGGCAGCAGTACCGGGACCGGCTCAAGGCCGACCCCGATCTGCACTGGAAGGCGATGCTTCGCCACCACCGGCCGCGCAAACCGGTGATCGCCGCGGTCGAGGGGTACTGCGTCGCGGGTGGCACGGAGATTCTCCAGGGCACCGACATCCGGGTCGCGGGCGAATCCGCGATGTTCGGCCTCTTCGAGGTCAAGCGCGGGCTCTTTCCGATCGGCGGCTCCACGGTCCGTCTCCAGCGGCAGATTCCGCGCACTCACGCGTTGGAGATGCTGCTCACCGGGCGGCCGTACAGCGCGCGCGAGGCCGCCGGGATCGGGCTGATCGGGCATGTCGTGCCCGATGGCACTGCACTGACCAAGGCTTTGGAGATCGCCGAGCAGATCAACGCGTGTGGGCCGTTGGCCGTGGAGGCGGTGAAGGCGTCCGTGTACGAGACGGCCGAGATGACCGAAGCGGATGGGCTGGCCGCCGAGTTGAAGCGGGGGTGGCCGATCTTCGACACGGACGATGCCAAGGAAGGGGCTCGTGCCTTCGCCGAGAAACGGCCCCCTGTTTACAAGCGGGCGTAG